One part of the Pseudemcibacter aquimaris genome encodes these proteins:
- a CDS encoding flavin reductase, with product MTKIDPRELRNCFGKFATGITVITAVGPDGKKIGLTVNSFSSLSIDPPMILWSLDNRSNNLDALKEASHFAVNVLASDQMDLSNNFASPKEDKFEGIETLEGKCAIPLLKDTVAHLECKNVNQYPGGDHTIFIGEVEHFEMGDKKPLLYANGNYGLAARHPSNQFPEPEAKSHDGDFVMLMLLKSYREIAAPFHRELMDEGIPVAHARLISSISRNPGIITAELASDTDVDMATVSMSLKMLSDNGHINMDDDKGYYLTETGEEYMLSIRSRVKRFEDEVLDGFSSDEIDMLKKTLQKLINRSDI from the coding sequence ATGACAAAAATAGATCCCAGAGAACTTAGAAACTGTTTCGGTAAATTTGCAACGGGTATTACCGTGATAACCGCTGTCGGACCTGATGGTAAAAAAATTGGTCTTACGGTTAATTCGTTCAGTTCTTTAAGCATTGATCCACCGATGATTTTGTGGTCACTTGATAACAGATCTAATAATCTGGATGCTTTAAAAGAGGCAAGCCATTTTGCCGTTAATGTACTTGCGTCGGATCAAATGGATTTATCCAATAATTTTGCTAGTCCAAAAGAAGATAAATTTGAAGGCATTGAGACGTTAGAAGGTAAGTGCGCCATCCCACTTCTAAAAGATACTGTTGCTCATTTGGAATGTAAAAATGTTAATCAATACCCGGGTGGGGATCATACGATTTTCATCGGTGAAGTTGAGCATTTTGAAATGGGTGATAAAAAACCGCTTCTTTATGCAAATGGTAATTATGGATTAGCAGCCCGTCACCCATCCAATCAATTCCCGGAGCCGGAAGCAAAATCACATGATGGTGATTTTGTGATGTTGATGCTTTTAAAAAGTTACCGTGAAATTGCGGCCCCTTTTCACCGGGAATTAATGGATGAAGGTATTCCTGTGGCGCATGCAAGGCTTATTTCAAGCATAAGCAGAAACCCAGGCATCATCACGGCGGAACTTGCAAGTGATACTGATGTGGATATGGCAACAGTTTCAATGTCTCTCAAAATGTTAAGCGATAACGGCCATATCAATATGGATGATGATAAAGGATATTACCTGACGGAAACAGGTGAAGAATATATGCTATCCATCAGAAGCCGCGTCAAAAGATTTGAAGATGAAGTTCTTGATGGTTTTTCATCTGATGAAATTGATATGCTTAAAAAGACATTGCAAAAACTTATCAATCGTTCTGATATTTAA